A genomic region of Leptotrichia hofstadii contains the following coding sequences:
- a CDS encoding Cof-type HAD-IIB family hydrolase yields the protein MVKLIAIDMDGTLLNEKKHIDKPQKEAIHDAIEAGIKIVLCTGRPLYGILPFYEELGLHELDLEGYVILNNGCSIHKTKDWELIDWAELTPDDIDYLYKFSQDYNINFTLVDEAHYFNIGRKPTDELIMDAKFVFSDITEISLEEAKSGKYKMIKAMFLGNPEEMANFQKKYEDTIKDRYSGVLSQPYVYEILPKDNNKGTGLKKLAEKLGIKQEEVMAIGDGNNDIEMFEYANYSVAMKNASELAAKAAKYRTDSNVNDGVAKAIRKYALNKI from the coding sequence ATGGTAAAACTTATTGCAATTGATATGGATGGAACTTTGCTGAATGAGAAAAAACATATCGACAAGCCGCAAAAAGAAGCTATTCACGACGCAATAGAAGCCGGAATAAAAATAGTGCTTTGTACTGGGAGACCTTTGTACGGCATTCTGCCGTTTTATGAGGAACTTGGACTTCATGAACTTGATTTAGAAGGATATGTTATTTTGAATAACGGATGCTCAATTCATAAGACAAAGGACTGGGAGCTGATTGACTGGGCAGAACTTACTCCTGATGACATTGATTATCTGTATAAATTTTCTCAAGACTATAATATAAATTTTACACTGGTTGACGAGGCGCATTATTTTAATATTGGCAGAAAGCCCACAGATGAGCTTATTATGGATGCAAAATTTGTCTTTTCAGATATTACTGAAATAAGCCTTGAAGAGGCAAAAAGTGGAAAATACAAAATGATAAAGGCAATGTTTCTGGGAAATCCTGAAGAAATGGCAAATTTCCAAAAAAAATATGAAGATACAATAAAAGACAGGTATAGTGGTGTACTGAGCCAGCCATACGTATACGAAATACTGCCAAAAGACAATAATAAAGGGACAGGATTGAAAAAACTGGCAGAAAAGCTGGGGATAAAGCAGGAAGAAGTGATGGCAATCGGTGATGGAAATAATGACATCGAAATGTTTGAATATGCCAACTACAGCGTTGCAATGAAAAATGCCTCAGAACTTGCGGCAAAGGCGGCCAAATACAGAACTGACAGTAATGTGAACGATGGAGTGGCAAAAGCAATTAGAAAGTATGCTCTTAATAAAATCTGA
- a CDS encoding HIRAN domain-containing protein produces the protein MLINNFSGIKLEFDGLYYGGNYEIEIFPDGRFYYSYIENTSVELKKGSFQINQKEIMIFEEMMDYFELLKNQSNYMINEFNFGNGVLVIQKNNGREEKIRLGKEMMFEYAKTLIDKYTKKSKRLFLLDTYLEGAKYIRNFAIKIKDEVQLDLFREFNGISLNAVAMYNSKKEKVGYLPKNQSEIIARMIDAGKKFIAVPIPYDEEIALKIYLVD, from the coding sequence ATGTTAATAAATAATTTTAGCGGTATAAAACTTGAGTTTGATGGACTTTATTATGGAGGAAATTATGAAATTGAAATTTTTCCTGATGGAAGATTTTATTATTCATATATTGAAAATACTTCAGTTGAGCTAAAAAAAGGTTCTTTCCAGATCAATCAGAAGGAAATTATGATTTTTGAGGAAATGATGGATTATTTTGAACTTTTGAAAAATCAAAGCAATTATATGATAAATGAGTTTAATTTTGGAAATGGAGTGCTTGTTATTCAGAAAAATAACGGACGTGAGGAAAAAATTAGGCTTGGCAAGGAAATGATGTTTGAATATGCCAAAACATTAATTGATAAATATACAAAAAAATCAAAAAGGCTCTTTTTACTGGATACTTATTTGGAAGGAGCTAAATATATCAGAAATTTTGCAATTAAAATTAAAGATGAAGTTCAATTGGATTTATTCCGTGAATTTAACGGCATTTCGCTAAATGCAGTCGCCATGTATAATTCCAAAAAGGAAAAAGTTGGATATTTGCCGAAAAATCAAAGTGAAATTATTGCAAGAATGATTGATGCTGGGAAAAAGTTTATTGCAGTGCCGATTCCTTATGATGAGGAGATAGCTCTTAAAATTTACCTTGTAGATTAA
- a CDS encoding NAD(P)-dependent oxidoreductase — protein MDKNLKIVYLDRITAGPIDLKEKFSKYGKYIEYEDTDSSEIDERIKDVDVVITTRIKLGKKQFEKAGKLKLILVTATGFNHIDVKSANEFGIKVANVSGYSTNSVAQLAITFLLNELIPVNRYYEEVKEGKWINIAVPEYQKYPIDDATGKILGIVGFGNIGKRVGKIAETLGMKIMVAKNTGEKYAKSDTAIGEDGILRYELDEVLEKCDVLTLHVPLTDSTRNLINLEKMKKMKKSAVILNLARGPVINQEDLYFALKNKIIKSAAVDVTSVEPIEKNSKLFELDNILITPHIAWKSEKSMIKLMDDVEKNLKLFLEGKLEGLK, from the coding sequence ATGGATAAAAATTTAAAGATAGTTTATTTAGACAGAATTACGGCAGGGCCTATTGATTTGAAAGAAAAATTTTCTAAATACGGTAAATACATTGAGTATGAAGATACTGATTCTAGCGAAATTGACGAAAGAATAAAGGATGTGGATGTTGTAATAACGACCCGGATAAAATTGGGGAAAAAGCAATTTGAGAAGGCTGGAAAACTTAAATTGATACTTGTTACAGCGACAGGATTTAACCATATTGATGTGAAAAGCGCAAATGAGTTTGGAATAAAAGTAGCGAATGTTTCAGGGTATTCGACTAATTCTGTGGCACAGCTTGCGATTACTTTTTTATTGAATGAATTGATACCTGTTAATAGGTATTATGAGGAAGTTAAGGAAGGAAAATGGATAAATATTGCTGTTCCTGAATATCAGAAATATCCGATAGATGATGCGACTGGAAAGATTTTAGGAATTGTGGGATTTGGAAATATTGGGAAAAGAGTTGGAAAGATTGCTGAAACGCTTGGAATGAAAATTATGGTTGCTAAAAATACTGGGGAAAAATATGCCAAAAGTGATACTGCGATTGGAGAAGATGGAATTTTACGGTATGAATTGGACGAAGTGCTGGAAAAATGTGATGTTTTAACACTTCATGTCCCACTGACTGATTCTACACGGAATCTTATAAATCTTGAAAAAATGAAAAAGATGAAGAAAAGTGCGGTAATTTTGAATCTTGCAAGAGGGCCTGTAATAAATCAGGAAGATTTGTATTTTGCACTAAAAAATAAAATAATAAAATCAGCGGCTGTTGATGTTACGAGTGTTGAGCCAATTGAAAAAAATTCTAAATTATTTGAGCTGGATAATATTTTAATTACACCTCATATTGCTTGGAAATCTGAAAAAAGCATGATAAAGCTGATGGACGATGTTGAGAAAAATTTAAAATTGTTTCTTGAAGGAAAGCTGGAAGGCTTAAAATAG